The sequence below is a genomic window from Nostoc flagelliforme CCNUN1.
TTGGATTTGTGGCTTGTTCGCATTTAAAGCTAGACCTCGACTAGAAAGTCTCGCCTTTAGTTGCATCTGTGGCTTGTTAACTCTCCACCTATGCGGTATTACTTATTTGATTATTAGCTATATTTTCCAGTGGAAAGGCACAGAAAACCTACCCTTGATGCAAGCAATCCTGAGATACTCCTGGTTTGCACTACCAGGGCAACTAAGTGTGGTCTGTGCCGTTACTGTAATAGCATATGTATTGCGTCACTTAATGTTTTATTAGTCATGAAGGGGCTAGAGGCTAGGGGCTAGAAATTTAAAATTCTTCTAATCCTTAGTCCTTAGTCCCTAGTTCCTAATCCTAGCCCCTAGTTTCATGCGTTTAAAAAATCGCCTTTTCTGGATCGCTGCCTTCATAGCTTTTTTCTTAGATCAAATAACAAAATACTGGGTGGTGCAAACCTTTAGCTTGGGACAAACACTACCACTCTTACCTGGAATATTTCACTTCACCTATGTCACTAATACTGGTGCCGCTTTTAGTCTGTTAAGTGGGAAAGTAGAGTGGTTGCGCTGGTTATCTTTAGGAGTAAGTTTAGTATTGATAGCGTTGGCCTTGTTTGGCCCAACCTTAAATTTGTGGGATCAGTTGGGCTATGGCTTGATTTTAGGTGGAGCTATGGGCAACGGTATCGATCGCTTTGTTTTAGGCTACGTCGTTGATTTTCTTGATTTTCGCCTGATTAACTTTGCTGTATTTAATGTGGCAGATTCATTTATTAGTATCGGTATTGTTTGCCTGTTAATTGCTTCCTTGCAAAAAACACCAACTTCAACTGACAAGTCGCATTAAACTATTAAGCCTGGGATGATTAATCCCAGGACATTGGTTACTAAAACCCTTGCTCAGTCCTATATGCGAGGACTTGAGCTATTGGTTCTGGCTATTTTGAGTTTTTATTTTACACCAGCTTGCATAACTGGTGTAAAAGGTCAAGATGCACTGGCGATCGCTAATGGCAAACTAGTATTCAAATTATTATGCCTCAGCTTTTAATTTAATTATCGGCTAGGAGTTGGCGAACTAGAGCCTGGAGTATTATTGGGAGAACCGGTACTTGGTTCGGGATTGCTGTCAGTAGTACCAGACTCAGGTGTAGTTGGGTTTCCTGGTACGGTAATGCTGCCAGGAGCGCCGGACTCAGGTGAAGTTGAGCTTCCTGGTGCTGGAGTTAAGTTGCTAGGAGCGGCAGGATCAGACGGGGTAAGGGTTCCTGGTGCTGGAGTTAAGTTACTAGGAGCGGCAGGATCAGATGGAGTAAGGGTTCCTGGTGCTGGAGTTAAGTTACTAGGAGCGGCAGGATCAGATGGGGTAACAGTTCCTGGTGCTGGAGTGCTTTCCGGAGTGGCAGATCCAGCTCCAGGTTCAGTTGTGCTACCTGGTGCAGTTGTGCTATCTGGTGTGGTTTCTACTGGTGCTGTAGTGGTACCAGGAGCGCTAGGGGTGAGTGCTGTGCCACCGGGACAGCGTGAATTGAGCGGAAAATTCTCGCACAGAATTTTCATCCCTTCTGGCGACATCTTAATTTCCGTTGGTGCACCAGTGGAGCCGCTACTGGATTGGGCTATGGGGGATTTACTGGATTCAGCTACAGCAATGTTAGCGGTGAATGCTAAAGATAAAGCTGCACCAATCAGAGTCAGAGATTTTCCCATCATTCTGTAATTAACCTAAACGGAACACTCGCCCCATTAAAACAAACAATAGGATTTAGAAAATCTTCCTAAATGAATATATTTAGGTTTGTTTCAGAATATGTGGATATGTAAAATTGGTAAAAATTAAATCTGTTGTTTATCGATAACTAGTGTTTAAAAATACAGATTCTAAACTATGGTTGTAGTTATAGAACTAGTAACATTAGATTAGATAAGCCTTTGAGAATAGAGAGAACATTTGTGTTTATGTAGATAAGTGACAAAAATTACAAATCGTTTTTGGTAACAAGCTAAATTTAAGTATAAATTAGGTCAAAAAGTTCCGTATAGATAATTTATGCTTTGGCTTATGAGTAAAATGATGAAAGACTAACATCTAAATTGATTGTAATTCGCCCGATTCTTCACTAAAAAGTGTGATGTGAATAGCCGATGAGTTCTCCCCAACCCCCTCAAAAGCCACAAACTTTACTTGGTCAACTGACTCAAGCGGTACATACTATCCAAGCTAGGGTCGATTTTTCCAAATTGGCGCTCAAGCCTAATGCCAAAGTACCGGAACTCTGGGTGCAGGATGCGGGGGCGGATAAGGCAGAGGTATATCCACTGTTGGGCGATCGCTATATTCTAGGTCGTAGCTCCAAATCCAGCGATATCGTCATCCGTAACCCTGTTGTCAGCCAAATTCACCTGTCGCTATCGCGGAATTCTACTCAACGCACACCAGTTTTCGTTATCAAAGACGAAAACTCTACCAATGGCATTTATCGTGGCAAGCGTCGTGTCAATTCCCTAGAACTGCGTCACGGCGATATTCTTACTCTAGGGCCTCCAGAACTTGCCGCTTCTGTGCGGTTGCAATACGTCGATCCACCAGCCTGGTATGTGAAAGCTGCAAGTTGGACAGCTTATGGCGTCGGTGGTACTAGTGCCCTGTTAGCGTTAGTAATTGGCATCGAATGGCTAAAATTTCAAGTTAAACCCCTACCTACAGCTACACGCGCCCCAGTAGTTGTTTACGCCCGTGATGGAGCCACTCCCCTGAGAGAGCCTCGGACTACCTCTCATGTAGACATGAAGCGTTTAGAGGAATTTGGCCCTTATTTACCTGCTGCGGTGGTGGCTTCAGAGGATAGCCGTTATTACTGGCACTTTGGGGTTGACCCTGTGGGGATTTTACGAGCTGTGTTGATCAATAGCCGCAGCGGAGATGTGCAGCAAGGAGCCAGCACTGTTACCCAGCAAGTTGCCCGCAGTTTGTTCCGCGAGTATGTAGGCAGACAGGATACCCTTGGACGTAAATTGCGGGAGGCAGTTGTCGCCCTGAAGCTCGAAACCTTTTACAGCAAAGATGATATTTTGCTGATGTACTTAAATCGGGTTTTTTTAGGGGGAGATACTTCTGGCTTTGAGGATGCATCCCAGTATTACTTTGAGAAGTCGGCTAAAGAATTAACTTTGGCAGAAGCAGCAACCTTGGTAGGAATTTTACCTGCTCCCAACGCTTTCGATTTTTGTGGGGATGGGCCAAATAAGCTAGAAGCAGCTGAATACCGGAATCGCGTAATTAAGCGCTTGCTGGATATGGGCAAAATTAAGCTTGAGGATGCGAACGGAGCTAGACGCTCCACCGTCCAGGTTAGCCCTAAAGTTTGTGAACAGCAAGCCAAGACGATCGCTCCTTATTTTTACAGTTACGTCTTCTCTGAACTTGAATCAATCTTGGGGGAGGGAGCTGCAAGAGAAGGAAACTATATCATTGAAACCAAGCTTGATCCAGCAATACAGAGCCAAGCAGAAGCAGCATTAAATAATTCAGTGAACAACGCTGGTAGAAATTTTAATTTTTCTCAAGGGGCGGTAGTCACTCTTGACTCTAGTACAGGCAGTATCCTGGCAATGGTGGGCGGGACTGATTACAGAAAAAGTCAGTTCAATCGTGCTGTTCAAGCCAAAAGACAACCAGGTTCCACCTTCAAAATCTTTGCTTACACAGCTGCTATTCAACAGGGATTTTCAGAATCAAAAAGTTATTCTTGCGCTCCTTTAACTTGGCAAGGCTTTACTTATAAACCCTGTCGTGCTGGTGCTGGCGCTAGTTTAGATATTGCCACGGGGCTTGCTCTTTCAGAAAATCCCATCGCTTTACGAGTTGCCAGAGAAATCGGGCTGAATAAAGTCGTGGCAATGGCACAGAATTTGGGAATCAAGTCAACCCTTGATCCAGTTCCTGGCTTGGTACTAGGTCAAAGTGTAGTCAATGTTTTGGAAATGACTGGTGCTTTTGGCGCTATTAGTAATGGTGGTGTACGGAATCCTCCCCATGCGATTAACCGAATTTTAGACAGTGGTGATTGCCGCGATCGCAAGGATATCAAAACTTGCCGTGTAATCTACTCCTTCGACCAAGATCCAGATGCCAACAAACGAGTGCTGCCAAATGGTGTAGCCGATGAGATGACTAGTTTAATGCGTGGCGTAGTCACCAGAGGGACTGGGCGTAGTGCTGCAATTGGACTGGGGGAAGCTGGGAAAACAGGCACGACTGATAAAAACGTTGACTTATGGTTCATAGGTTTTATCCCCAATCGGCGGCTTGTAACTGGTGTCTGGCTGGGAAACGACAATAATTCCCCTACATCTGGTAGCAGCGCTCAAGCAGCTCAGTTGTGGGGAAATTATATGCGGCGGATTACAAGGTAAATTGGGCATTGGGCATTGGGCATTGGGCATTGGGAACTATTGATCATTTATTGATCAATAGAATTTTGTGAGAAGACCTGATTTTGAGGACTTAGAAGTTTATCAACTAGCTGAAAAGCTAGCTAATGAAATTTGGCGTATTGTAAAGGGATGGGACAATTTCACTAAAGATACACTAGGCAAGCAAATTGTTCGGTCTGCTGATAGTACTTGTGTAAACATTGCAGAAGGTAGAGGTAGGTACAACGACCAAGACAATCGACGTTTTGTCAAGATTGCGAGAGGGTCTTTGTATGAAACTATCAGCTGGCTGAGGTTAGCCTACGCCAGACAGTTATTGACAAATGAACAGGTAAGCAGGTTTAAACCAATTCTTGATGAACTATTACCCAAGCTCAATGCTTATCTAAAATCCATAGGGAATAGGGAATAAGGAATAGCAACTTAATTCTTTTCCCAATCCCTATGCCCCATGCCCCATTCCCAATTATTGATATCCCTGCCAAGGAGTAACTTCCATCGTGCCGTTAGGCTTGAATATCACTTGGAAGTGAGCGAGAGGATCTTTATTGTTAGGAGCTGCTACATTGGAACCGTAGACAGCGTTGAACATCTTGGGAAGGGGTGTTTCGCGGAAATAGTCAAAGGCGACTTGGTTGAGTGGTTCATAGTCAGCAATTACACCATCTTTGTTGACTGCTACCCGATATTTCAAATCTCGCGTAAAGGTGGGGGTACCATTCCAGCTTTGGCGAACTGTACTATAAAGCTTTTGGTTTAAACCCTTGACTATATTAGAGTCAGTAATTTTTGCACCTACTACCTCTGGCGTCCTAGCATATCCTCGCCAAGGACTAACTTCTAGCACACCTTTTGTAGTAAATACTACTCGGAATTGGGCGATCGGTTCATTGGAAATGGAAGGGCGGCTAGCTGGATTGTAAAGTACGTTAGGTAGAGGAGTTTGCCCCACTCCTATATTTGCCTCTTTATTCACCGCTTTATAACCAACGATCGCTCCATCCGCAGCTACACCCAGACGATAGATCAAATCCTGTTGCAATCCTGAGCGATTAGTCCAAGCTGGATGAACTTGGTTGTAAACTTGACGATTCAATGCACGCAACTGCGATGGATCAGTAATTTCTGGAACTGTATTTAAAAGTGCTTCTAAATCTTTAACTGCGGGCTTTGTATTAGCTGTGGATGTTGCTGTGGGTGTTGCAGCAGCTGATGCTGGAGCAGTGATATTGTTTGTTGTAGAGCTAGTTTGCTCATTTGGTTTAGGCTGCGGTGGACGGATTTGGGGAGGTGGAATCAAGTTAAAGGCGATCGCTGCTACTGCTAAACTTGACACACCCACAGCAGCAGGAACAGCCTGCCTGATCAAAGCCTGGCTAGCACCGCCATAACGTCTGGTAACTGGTTGTAGTTCTAAGGAAAGTTCAGGTAAAGTTTGGGTATCAGCAAAAAACTGATCCACTGCTTCCACCAAATCAAACAACTGCACCGTATTCAAATCTATTTCAATAGGCGGACGTTTGGAATTGTTAGAGTGATCGAACCCCTCTGAAGCATCTTCTGAATGTATAATTAGCCTGTGTCGGTTGCTGTCAATTTTCCGAAACTCTACTAGCTCCGATTCCTGGTTGTGTGCTTGCGGATTGGGTACACTACTTAAAAATTCTTGGGCATAGCCACTAACAGCCCTCACCAAACTTTCAAAAAAATTCCGCCCTCCTGTTAGGGGTTGGTTGTAACCAGATAAATAGCATTCTGCATTTACTAATATTGATAATTCCGGGCGCATTTCCTGGAAGTGTGCAGCTTTAGTGACATCACTTAACCCTTCTAAAAGCAGTGTACAATTAGGCAAACTGTACTTACGTTGAATATTCATTCCACTTCACCGTCAAAAAGACTAATCCAGAACCGCTGCATTCCAGCTGTACCAGTACAAAATAGTAATTGTCCTAACAAATTTATCGCTAGCTCATCTAATTTTGCATCAGAAGTTAATGCTAGGACACCAGAACGTCGAGCATTCATCCGGCTTTTAAAATGCGCTCTAAACCGCTCTAGATAATTAGATAAGCGCAAATTCTGTTCTAATGGAATCTGCTTTTCTTCCATTTGCTGACATATCATTAATAACTGGCGAATCACAACAGTTAAACGCCGCGCTATGTAGCAAGCAATGACCACTAAAGCTTTTGCTTCGATGATAGTTAAAGGACGGCGGATATGCGCTCTCCGTAACGGGTTAGAGCTACGCATCCGCCATAAATTCACCCTGTCTTTAACAATTCCTTTTAGATCCAACTCTTGAGCAAAAGTTAGGATTGCTTCCGAACCACCAAGCTCTAAAGCTTCAATTGCCAGTAAAATCAGGTCAATTTGCAACCTGGTTCTCCGAGGACACGTTTTAGAAGCGATCGCAGGATCTGGCAAAGTGTCCAGAACCATCGGCAGCGAATCTTGAGTTGGACTGTTGAACGGCGTTAAACTTGCTGAGACATTCATTCTATAAATACCTTGTGCGGTTCCAACAGACTAGATAAAACAAATTTAAGAGCGGTAGCCAAGACTTGAGCATTAGACTTGTAGCAGTAGCATGACTACCTGATATATACATTACTTAACTCTTTATACTCAAAGTGTTCCCTATATTGAAATCAAAGTTTTAAAACATAACTTAATTCACCTCATTTATTTAGTGCAATACCTCTTATAGCTTGATTTAGATTCTAATTATCGTCAATAAAAGGCGAAGCTTCAGCTTCGACCCCCAGCGTATGACATTATAGTGTACGATTTTTCAGGTATCTGAAATTGGACATTGGGCATTAGTTATCCTTTTTTGTCCCCCTTGTTTACCCTATTTCCTGATTCACCATGCCCCATGCCCCATGCCCTATTCCCCATTCCCAATTTCCTATTTTATGGATTTGAAGTCTCTCGTTCGTGACATCCCAGATTTCCCTAAACCCGGAATTTTATTTCGGGATATTACTACCCTGCTGCGCGATCCAGAGGGGCTGCGCTACACTATTGACTTTCTAGCACAAAAATGCAACGAATCTGGCATAACGGCGGATTACGTCATTGGTATAGAGTCAAGGGGATTCATTTTTGGTTCACCTCTGGCTTATAAATTAGGAACTGGTTTTATTCCCGTCCGCAAAAAAGGTAAGTTACCAGCAGCCGTTCATTCAATTGAATATGAACTAGAGTATGGTATGGACTGCCTAGAAGTGCATCAAGACGGTTTACACCAAGGTAGCCGAGTATTAATTGTGGACGATTTGATTGCCACGGGTGGAACTGCGAGTGCAACAGCAAAGTTAGTGCAGAAGATTGGCTGCGAATTAGTAGGATTTGGGTTTATTATCGAGCTACGGGATTTACAAGGGCGTAAATATCTGCCGGACGTGCCGATTATCTCTCTAATTGAATATTAGTTATTTGTCATTGGTCATTAGCAAAGGACAAATGACAAAGGACAAAGGACAAAGGACAAAGGACAAATGACATCTACGAGAATTTCATTGGAGACAGGTCGGGATTGGCTAATAAGGCTAGTCACGAGTGAAACTTTTGTTTATGTGGGAAAGCGGGTATTGCAGGCACTACTTACTTTGTTGTTGGCGTCAGCGTTATCGTTTTTCATTATTCAACTTGCTCCAGGAGATTATGTAGATACGCTGCGGCAAAACCCGAAGATATCGCCAGAAAGAATTGAAGAAATCAAGCGGCAGTTTGGTTTGGATAAGTCTTGGCCAGAACAATTTGGGCTATGGCTATGGCGAATTTTGACAAAAGGGGATTTTGGCACGAGTTTTATTTATCAACGTTCAGTAGCATCGCTGTTGTGGGAACGAGTACCAGCGACTTTGCTATTAGCGATCGCATCTTTAATTGTCACATGGGCGATCGCTATCCCTCTGGGAATCTTTGCTGCTGTTAACCAAAATAAGCTAGCAGACCGACTTTTACAGGTGATTAGCTACGCCGGACAAGGCTTTCCCAGTTTCATAACTGCCTTAGGACTGCTGGTTTTAGCCCAAATCACCTCGCCCTTATTCCCAGTGGGTAGTATGACTAGCATTAATCACTCGGAACTAACGTGGTTTGGCAGAATCTTAGATGTAGGCTGGCACATGATTTTACCCACTATCGCCCTCTCAATTACTAGTTTTGCTGGTTTACAACGCATCACTCGTGGCGAATTATTGGATGTTTTACGTCAAGATTATATCCAAACGGCTCGCGCCAAAGGACTGCCAGAAAACCGCGTCATCTACGTTCATGCTCTCCGCAACGCCGTAAATCCGTTAATTACCTTGTTGGGTTTTGAATTAGCTGGTTTATTAAGCGGTGCCTTCATTGCTGAATATTTCTTCAACTGGCCCGGCTTAGGAAGGTTGACCTACCAGGCTTTACTAGCTCAAGATTTATACTTGTTAATGGCAAGCTTGGTAATGAGCGCAGTGCTGCTAATACTTGGTAATTTAATCGCTGACTTAATGCTCAAAGCAGCCGATCCACGCATTCGCCTAGAAAATCTCAATTAGTCATTTGTCATTTGTCATTGGTCATTAGTTATTAATTCTTCTCCCCCTGCCTCCCCTGCCTCCCCTGCTCCCCCTGCTATCCCACTCTCCCCATCGCCATCTCCATGCTGTCCGAAGTCTATTACTTGGTGCGCTCAAAAACTGACGGTAATTATCTCATAGCTCGTCCTGACACCGAAACATCAGGTTATTTATTGCTGTTTCAGGAAAACTTTGATGCCCTTAGCTATCTCAACACTCACGCAGCAGAAGTGGCAAATCGCTTCTCTGTGGAATCTATTCCGCGTACACAGTTGGGAAACTTGCTCAAACGTTGGGGTTTTAGCGGTGTAGGTATTGTGACTGACCCGTTATTGCCCAAGGTCGAGTTTTTACAGCATAGTTAAGCTCCACTACTTAGACATCGCTCTGCAATTAAAAGTAGTTTTGCCATCTTGAAAAAAGTAACCTACTCAACTAACAAAACCAATTCTCTAGTTGAAGTTCTTGAAAATCGGCATAGTCTGAAACATTATTTGTTACCAAAATCAGACCATTTACTTTTGCGATCGCTGCAATCTGTCCATCTGGATACGCGGGAGTTTTTCCTATAGTTACCAGTCGCGCTCTTTCTAAAGCAAACCATTCGGCTCCCACATTATCATAGGGCAGGATAGAAATATTTGGTTGGATTATATGCAAGAGATACTGCTCAATTCTCTCTCGCCTTTTAGAAGCGGACAGACGATAGCAACCAAATAGCAATTCATGCCAAGTAACAGAAGCAATAGCAAATTCCCCTTGATACTGTTGCAACCTTTGGATAACTGCTGGATTCGGTTGTGGTCTTAATGGCTCAGAGATGACGTTAGTATCCAGTAAAAAGCGGCTCACAAAATGATCTCTCGTCCAGGAGACTTATCGCGTACATCTTTCCAAACCTCATCGGGATCAATCTCGGTTCCTTCTTCCATGAGTTCTTGACGAAATCGCTCCACAGATTCCCAAAAACCCGGCTTTCCATGCAACAAACGCTGATATTCAGCCGCAGGTAGAATCACAGCAACTTGCTGCCCCTGTTGCGTAATTTGTACCGATTCGCCTTGTTCAATTCCCTGAAAAATTTTATCTAGATTCTTAGGAACTTGCTCAATTGAATACTGCTGAGACATTGTGCTTTCACCTGTGTCTGTCACTATTTATTAAAAATTGCGAGTAGTAAGAAATTACAGCAATTGTGCAAACTTGTATTAGGTAAATAAGGATGTGATCGCACAATTAAAATCAGGCAATATGGGTGAGTTCAACTCATCACCATTGAACAACGTACCAACTAACTTTAAACTCGCTTGTTCACGTCGATAAACTTCCACCTGTTGCTTACGCCAATCTACAATCCAATATTCTCTGACACCTCTTGCTGAGTAAAGCTTTAGTTTAAGTTCCCTATCTCGCTTTTCATTTTCAATACCAGCAGATAGAACCTCTACTATCAGTTCTGGCGCACCAGTCAAATGCCCCGCCTCGTCCAAAAGCAGGGGCAATCTCTCATTACTAGCCCAGACAACATCAGGAATCACATTATCATTATCTCCAAAAATGATTCCTGGAGCAGGTACGACTTGTCCCAACGAGGTAGTTTGTGACCAAGTATCCAATGGAGCAATAATTCTGGCACAAACTTTTTGATGGTTCCAGTGAGGCGCTCTGGTCACAAACAATTCTCCGTCAATAATTTCATAGCGGTTCCCGTTATCTGGAAACAACTCTAAATCGGCGGTAGTCCAGCGCACTCTTTCAGATATCGGCTGGTTCATAGACCATCTTTGTTAGGGGATTTAGCTATTTTAGCCTGAGTGAAAATGGGGCATTAGTTGGGAGTTAGGAGTTAGGAGTTAGGAGTTATTACTCACCCCTTGCTTCTCCTACTCCCTCATCTCCCTAATGCTCTCAGCCCCTTACACCACTACCTTTTCTAAACTCAACTTAGAACGCTTCACTTGCTCAGGAATCGCTACGGGATAATCTCCAGTAAAGCAGGCAGAGCAGAAACTATTGGTATCTTCTCGTGTCGCTTCTAGCATTCCTTCCCAACTGAGATAGGCGAGGCTGTCTACTTCCAGTTGCTTGGCAATTTCTGCTACTGACTTGGTAGCAGCAATTAGCTGATCCTGAGAATCAGTATCGATGCCATAGAAGCAGGGATGAGTTACTGGTGGAGAAGAAATTCGCATGTGTACTTCCACTGCACCCGCTTCACGCAAAGTTTTAACTAATTTACGGCTAGTAGTACCCCGCACAATCGAGTCATCAACAATAATTACTCGTTTACCCGCCAGCACATCTTTGAGGGGGTTGAGTTTCATCCGAATACCTGACTCGCGCATGGTTTGGGTTGGCTGAATAAAGGTTCGTCCAACATAGCGATTTTTAATCAGTCCTTCGGCGTAAGCTACACCAGAAGCTTGGGAAAATCCGATCGCAGCTGGGATACCTGAATCAGGAACACCAAAGACAATATCGGCATCTACAAAGGATTCTTTAGCTAGTTGATGTCCTAAGCGCATCCGATAGCTGTACAAACTCTCGTTGTGCATGACGCTATCAGGGCGAGCAAAGTAAATCATCTCAAAGATACACAGTTTCCTCTGGGGTTTTTGGCTCCAATGATAGGAAGCCAATCCTTCTTCAGTAATCCAAACTAATTCACCTGGTTCTACGTCTCGCAGGTATTCGGCTCCAATAATATCTAAACCACAAGTCTCGGAAGCCAAAACGTAACGGACTGGATTACCAGCCAAAGTGCCAATTACTAGAGGGCGAATGCCATTGGTGTCCCGAACACCCATAACGCCGTTAGGAGTGCCAATAACTAGACTAAAGGCTCCTTGGCAACGATGGAATGCCTGAATTGAACCTTCTAGCCAATCTGCACCAGCGTTGATGGCTTCTGCGATCGCAAAAGCGATCATTTCTGAGTCTGTTGTCGTGACTAAGTTGCATTTTTTCTCAAGCAACTCTTGACGCAATTGCACTGTATTGACTAAATTCCCATTGTGTGCAAGAGCTAATGAACCTAAGCGAGTTTCTAGTACTGCGGGTTGGGCATTAACTTTGCGGCTAGAACCTGTGGTTGAATAACGAGTGTGACCAACAGCAAGGCTACCAGGCAACTGATCCAAGATGGATTCATTAAAGACTTGAGACACCAAGCCCATATCTTTGTGGAGGTGGACTTGTGTACCCTCAAAGGTGGCAATACCAGCTGATTCTTGACCCCGATGCTGGAGGGCATACAATCCAAAGTAGGTCAGTTTAGCAACGTTTTCTCCTGGTGCGTAGATGCCAAAAACACCACAAGCTTCTTCTGGCTTGTCAGGCTGATTTTCATGACTATTGATTGGGTTGTTGATTTGGTCGGGGTATTCATCCGAAGTGACAGAATGAATCGAAATCATGCTAGCTTTGCTCCTGGTGGGGGGGGTCAAGTCACTGGGATTATGTCTATAGATAGTTGTAGCTTTCTTAATAAATCTTTAACCATCTATTAAAACAGTACCGTAATTATGATCAGAGACGCTACTAAAAGAGTTAGAAGTTAGGAGTGAGGAGTTAGGAGTTATGCTGTTTATTCCTAGCTCCTCACTTGTTTAACTGGGGTTAGTGGTATGGATGGCAAGACGTCTAGCGATCGCGTGGGAATAGCGATCGTTCATATCTTCGATCCTAACTTTGATTAAGGCTTGGTTATCAGTAGTGAAAACCCCCAAACCCGTCTCATAATTACGAACAATACCCAGTTTTTGCCACTCTTGACCCAGATGTTCCTGTAAATATGATTCCCAAATTTCTTGTTGTTCTGATGCTATAGAAACTAAAATCCTGGCACCAGCTTCGGCAAACAACACCTCATCCAACCGATTTAACTGTGTTGGTGGTATTTCTAAATTGATTTCGGCACCAAGATTGCCAGAAATGCAACATTCTGCTATTGCGATCGCTAATCCCCCCTCAGCAGAATCGTGGGCTGAACGTACCCAACCATTACGAATTCCTTCACGACACACTTTCTGGACGCGGCGTTCTAAGTCAAAATCTACCCGTGGCGGTTTTCCGGCAACAGTACCGTGGATAGTGGCTAAATACTCCGATGCTCCCAAACTGATTTTGGATGTTAGAGGCAATCCGAGAAGATAAATCACATCGCCGACTGCTTGCCAACCTTGTCCACAAATTTTGGTGATATCAGGAATCAAGCC
It includes:
- the lspA gene encoding signal peptidase II, giving the protein MRLKNRLFWIAAFIAFFLDQITKYWVVQTFSLGQTLPLLPGIFHFTYVTNTGAAFSLLSGKVEWLRWLSLGVSLVLIALALFGPTLNLWDQLGYGLILGGAMGNGIDRFVLGYVVDFLDFRLINFAVFNVADSFISIGIVCLLIASLQKTPTSTDKSH
- a CDS encoding transglycosylase domain-containing protein translates to MSSPQPPQKPQTLLGQLTQAVHTIQARVDFSKLALKPNAKVPELWVQDAGADKAEVYPLLGDRYILGRSSKSSDIVIRNPVVSQIHLSLSRNSTQRTPVFVIKDENSTNGIYRGKRRVNSLELRHGDILTLGPPELAASVRLQYVDPPAWYVKAASWTAYGVGGTSALLALVIGIEWLKFQVKPLPTATRAPVVVYARDGATPLREPRTTSHVDMKRLEEFGPYLPAAVVASEDSRYYWHFGVDPVGILRAVLINSRSGDVQQGASTVTQQVARSLFREYVGRQDTLGRKLREAVVALKLETFYSKDDILLMYLNRVFLGGDTSGFEDASQYYFEKSAKELTLAEAATLVGILPAPNAFDFCGDGPNKLEAAEYRNRVIKRLLDMGKIKLEDANGARRSTVQVSPKVCEQQAKTIAPYFYSYVFSELESILGEGAAREGNYIIETKLDPAIQSQAEAALNNSVNNAGRNFNFSQGAVVTLDSSTGSILAMVGGTDYRKSQFNRAVQAKRQPGSTFKIFAYTAAIQQGFSESKSYSCAPLTWQGFTYKPCRAGAGASLDIATGLALSENPIALRVAREIGLNKVVAMAQNLGIKSTLDPVPGLVLGQSVVNVLEMTGAFGAISNGGVRNPPHAINRILDSGDCRDRKDIKTCRVIYSFDQDPDANKRVLPNGVADEMTSLMRGVVTRGTGRSAAIGLGEAGKTGTTDKNVDLWFIGFIPNRRLVTGVWLGNDNNSPTSGSSAQAAQLWGNYMRRITR
- a CDS encoding four helix bundle protein produces the protein MRRPDFEDLEVYQLAEKLANEIWRIVKGWDNFTKDTLGKQIVRSADSTCVNIAEGRGRYNDQDNRRFVKIARGSLYETISWLRLAYARQLLTNEQVSRFKPILDELLPKLNAYLKSIGNRE
- a CDS encoding DUF4335 domain-containing protein; its protein translation is MNIQRKYSLPNCTLLLEGLSDVTKAAHFQEMRPELSILVNAECYLSGYNQPLTGGRNFFESLVRAVSGYAQEFLSSVPNPQAHNQESELVEFRKIDSNRHRLIIHSEDASEGFDHSNNSKRPPIEIDLNTVQLFDLVEAVDQFFADTQTLPELSLELQPVTRRYGGASQALIRQAVPAAVGVSSLAVAAIAFNLIPPPQIRPPQPKPNEQTSSTTNNITAPASAAATPTATSTANTKPAVKDLEALLNTVPEITDPSQLRALNRQVYNQVHPAWTNRSGLQQDLIYRLGVAADGAIVGYKAVNKEANIGVGQTPLPNVLYNPASRPSISNEPIAQFRVVFTTKGVLEVSPWRGYARTPEVVGAKITDSNIVKGLNQKLYSTVRQSWNGTPTFTRDLKYRVAVNKDGVIADYEPLNQVAFDYFRETPLPKMFNAVYGSNVAAPNNKDPLAHFQVIFKPNGTMEVTPWQGYQ
- a CDS encoding DUF3038 domain-containing protein, which translates into the protein MNVSASLTPFNSPTQDSLPMVLDTLPDPAIASKTCPRRTRLQIDLILLAIEALELGGSEAILTFAQELDLKGIVKDRVNLWRMRSSNPLRRAHIRRPLTIIEAKALVVIACYIARRLTVVIRQLLMICQQMEEKQIPLEQNLRLSNYLERFRAHFKSRMNARRSGVLALTSDAKLDELAINLLGQLLFCTGTAGMQRFWISLFDGEVE
- a CDS encoding adenine phosphoribosyltransferase yields the protein MDLKSLVRDIPDFPKPGILFRDITTLLRDPEGLRYTIDFLAQKCNESGITADYVIGIESRGFIFGSPLAYKLGTGFIPVRKKGKLPAAVHSIEYELEYGMDCLEVHQDGLHQGSRVLIVDDLIATGGTASATAKLVQKIGCELVGFGFIIELRDLQGRKYLPDVPIISLIEY
- a CDS encoding ABC transporter permease — encoded protein: MTSTRISLETGRDWLIRLVTSETFVYVGKRVLQALLTLLLASALSFFIIQLAPGDYVDTLRQNPKISPERIEEIKRQFGLDKSWPEQFGLWLWRILTKGDFGTSFIYQRSVASLLWERVPATLLLAIASLIVTWAIAIPLGIFAAVNQNKLADRLLQVISYAGQGFPSFITALGLLVLAQITSPLFPVGSMTSINHSELTWFGRILDVGWHMILPTIALSITSFAGLQRITRGELLDVLRQDYIQTARAKGLPENRVIYVHALRNAVNPLITLLGFELAGLLSGAFIAEYFFNWPGLGRLTYQALLAQDLYLLMASLVMSAVLLILGNLIADLMLKAADPRIRLENLN
- a CDS encoding type II toxin-antitoxin system VapC family toxin is translated as MSRFLLDTNVISEPLRPQPNPAVIQRLQQYQGEFAIASVTWHELLFGCYRLSASKRRERIEQYLLHIIQPNISILPYDNVGAEWFALERARLVTIGKTPAYPDGQIAAIAKVNGLILVTNNVSDYADFQELQLENWFC